One region of Triticum aestivum cultivar Chinese Spring chromosome 6B, IWGSC CS RefSeq v2.1, whole genome shotgun sequence genomic DNA includes:
- the LOC123137395 gene encoding protein FLOWERINGUS T, with amino-acid sequence MSRDPLVVGNVVGDILDPFIKSASLKVLYNNRELTNGSELKPSQVVNEPRIEIAGRDMRNLYTLVMVDPDSPSPSNPTKREYLHWLVTDIPESTDASYGNEIVNYESPKPTAGIHRFVFVIFRQSVQQTIYAPGWRPNFNSRDFSALYSLGPPVAAVFFNCQRETGCGGRRYIR; translated from the exons ATGTCAAGGGATCCACTTGTTGTAGGCAATGTAGTTGGAGATATCTTGGACCCATTTATCAAATCAGCATCACTCAAAGTCTTATACAACAATAGGGAGCTGACTAATGGATCTGAGCTCAAGCCTTCACAAGTAGTCAATGAGCCACGGATCGAGATTGCTGGGCGTGACATGAGAAACCTTTACACTTTG GTGATGGTGGATCCTGACTCACCAAGTCCAAGCAATCCAACCAAAAGAGAGTATCTTCATTG GTTGGTGACAGACATTCCAGAATCAACAGATGCAAGCTATG GAAACGAGATAGTCAACTACGAAAGTCCAAAGCCAACAGCAGGAATACATCGCTTTGTCTTTGTGATTTTCCGCCAATCTGTCCAGCAGACAATTTATGCACCAGGATGGAGACCAAATTTCAACTCAAGGGACTTCTCAGCACTTTACAGTCTAGGCCCACCTGTGGCTGCAGTATTCTTCAACTGCCAAAGGGAGACCGGATGCGGTGGCAGACGATACATTAGATGA